AACCTTTGTAGTAGCGTAGATTATACGCCCTAAATTATGTTATAAATTAAAGATAACCGTTATAGCGGTATCGGTAGGCTGATGTAACTTTGTTAAAAAATAGCCAAAAAACTGATAATAAGATTAATTAGCAGGAACAAAGCCAAACTATCTAATTGATTATAAATTGGTAGTGTGTCAAAAATTTCGGTTTTTAGCTATTATTAGTAATATTTATCTTTTAGAGATTCAATATAGTCATTTATTTCATTTATTTATCAAATAAGCGATCGCTTCCCCCTGCTTCAAGAAATATCCCCGACTTCTCCAAGAAGTCGAGGATTAAGTTATTTAGATATCTCCGCGAATTTCTTCAACAATGCCATCACGCAGGACGACTTCCACCTGCATTTTACTAATCAAGTTATCACCCAGTTCGATGCGGAAAAAGCTTTCCATTTGAAATTGGTTGACTTCTTGATCTAATTCCAACAATTGTACTTGCTGGAGATTTTGCAGCATTTGGTTTTTCTGCTCTAGGAGTTCACTTTTCTTTTGATTGACTTGCAGTTGAATATTGTCAATTTGTTGGAGTGTTTGGGGTCCTGGTGGTTGAACACTTTGCTTTTGAATGGCGCTAATTGCTCTTTGTCCTTCAACGTCTAGTTGTTGTAGTTGTTGGTCAACTTGATTAATCTGAGCTTGGAGTTGCTGTTGTACTTCCTCTTTCCAGAGACTAGTAACTATGGCTTTGACATTAATTGGGCGTTTTAAAAGCAATTGAGGGTTGGAGACATCCATAAAATTTGTACGTTCACTCTTAAATAGTTTGTAGTGTGGAGAGGAGTCAGTAGGGGTTTCCCCGCCCAAGATTTAGGGGGAAATTAGGAAATTATTTAGCAAACATCTTGTTAATAATATCGCAATATCGTTCCATGACAACGTGACGACGGATTTTCAGAGTTTGTGTCATGAGTCCATTTTCAATTGAGAATTGTTCCTCAATGAGTTTAAATGCTCCAATACGATCATCGGCTCGATAGCTGGGACGGTTTTGGACTTCCCGATTTAATTCTTGACGAAACAAATCCTGGACTATTTTACTCTCTAAGTCAATCTTTTCACTATTATTTTGAGTTTCTGCCCATTTTGCTAAGGCTTCTAGGTTAGGAACAATCAGAGCGCCAATGCTACGTTGATCTTGTCCTACTAACATGATTTGGTCAATATAGGGCGATCGCAAACAAGCATCTTCTATGGGCTGGGGTTCGATGTTTTCACCGTTGGTTAAAACAATGGTGTCTTTTGCTCTACCTGTTAATACTAGGTCATTTTCAGGAGTTACCCAACCTAAATCACCGCTATCAAACCAACCTTCTGTGTCTATGGCTTTGGTTGTGGCTTCGGGATTTTGATAATAGCCCTGCATGATTTGTGGCCCTTTGAGCAGGACTAAACCCCGTTCTCCAACTGGTAGAGGTTGACGAGTCTCAGGATTGACAATTTTTACTTCCGTACCCGGAATTGGTTGTCCCGAAGAACCCCGTAAATTTCGCCAAGGACGACGAGCATTAGTTACTGGTGAGGTTTCTGTCAAACCATAACCTTGTAAAATTTCCACACCAACAATTTCAAAGAAGTTATCTATATATGCAGGTAGCGCCCCACCACCACTAATAACGTGCTTAATTTTTCCACCTGTGGCTTCTCGCACTTTGGCATAAACTAATTTTTCACCTAGTATATGGAGTGGTAACAAGACTAATTCTGCTATTTTGGCTTGGGAACGTTCAATAAGTGAGGTGTGAATGTGATTTAAGCTCAATCTCTGGGAAATACGCCGCGCTTCAACATATTTCTGGCTCATATCCAGTAAAAATTTGACCAAACTTTGTTTTTTAGCTGGTTGTTCGCGGAATTGTTTTTGCACTCCTTCATAAATTGATTCCCATAGTCGAGGAACAGCAATCATGTAATTGGGTTTAAATTTCTTTAAATCCCCTTTCACAGAACGCAAATTAGTGTAAATTTGGGTACAACCTTGAGAAAGTAAAAAATATTCTCCACTGCGTTCATAACTATGCCATGTGGGCAGAATACTCAGAACAATATCTCCTTTTTCTGGTTGGACAACTACCCCCAAACTTTTAACTTGGTGCAGCAAATTTTTGTGAGATAGCATTACACCCTTGGGTTTTCCCGTAGTCCCGGAGGTATAAATTAGAGTTGCTAAACTTTCGCTGCTTTGTTTGGTAGCTATTAAAGTGTTGTTACTACCAATATCTAATAATTGGGAAAAGTTCACCACTGGAAAATTACGTTCTGTGGGTGGTGCTTCATCAGAAAGGAGAACTACCAGCTTAATCGGCAATTCATTTAAGCTTTCTCCTAACTTATTTAGAGTTTTGAGATCCTCAATTACTAATGCGGTACTGCCACTATGGGAAATAATATAGAGTAATTCTTCTCGTTCTGCTTGGGCGCTACGGACTGCATTTACCGCTCCAGCGGTCATTATACCTTGGTCGGCAATAAACCAGCGGGGACTGTTGTCAGCAATGAGGGAAACCCGTTCACCATAGGGAAGAGTGTCGCTATTGTTTATATTGATGCCTAACTTTTGCAAACCGGCGGCAAATTGTTGAATTTGCCCTGACAACTGACTATAGGTAATTTTTACTTCTGGTTTGGAGTGGGGGTTATGCAGGGCAACAATATTACCAAATTTCCTGGCAGCTAAAGTCCAAATTTCTGGTAGTGACTCGACGTTTGTGTAATCTACTAAACTCTGTAAAGCCAGGCTTTCCCGCTCAGAAATGTTAGCTAAGAAAGAAGTTGCAGATTGGGTTTTTGTCATAAGTAGGTTGGCGTTGAAAATTGTCGTCATAGCAAGGCAAGAGGCAAGAGGCAAGAGTAAAGAAGTTTTCAGCGATTTTACATTTCTTTACACAGTTTGGTTTTATTGTGTTCACCTACTTAAATACTGATGTTAAATCCAATAATAACCAATTATTTAATCTTTAGTTTACACATTAATTGATCACAATTACTGAATTATCACCGTTCCATATATAAAAATCTATGCTAAACTGATTTTATATAAACTAAATACTATGGTTGAGTCTTAGGACATTGCCATATATTTTAGTTTTAGTCAAACTGTGTTCATGTAATTTCATTTGGGGGTGATTCCCTATAGATTTGATGGATGTATTATTGCTCACCGTCATCAATGCAGGGGCTTGTTTGGCTTTGCCTAAGCTGCTATCTATGGTTTTGGTTCGTAAACCTCAACAATCTCAACCATTTGCCCTTACTCCTAGTTGCAAATCCGCCAAAATGGCAATGACCAGTTTCCCATATTGTACAGCCTACGGATTAACTGGTAGTCAATCTTGTAAATTTAGTCCGAATTTTTGTTCCCAATGTTCTCCTAATTAAAGAGAATATTAGCGAATAATAGCAATCCTCAATTATTTGTGAATATATTTATTTATTTTCTTCTCTGCGCTATTCATACAGCACTTCCTGGTGTTATGAGGTACATATCTAGCGGGCAAGATGCCTGCACTACAAGAGTTTCATGATTCAACTTTGTCCCTCATAAGAGCGGAAACCGCTGTAATTCTCGGTAAAAACATCAATTTTCACAAATCAGACAGGATTGCTATACATAACAGGGAATAGAAAAGTTGCAAGTATTTAATTTACTTATGCAATGTCAAAGACATTCAAAAATTCAAAAATGGTGTTTAGAATGCAAAATCAAGATGTAGTTATCACAGGGAGAGTTATTTATGAGTTTAATTGATGGTCTATTTTTAACAATATTGAATGCGGCTATTTGTTTGGTTTTACCAAAGCTGCTATCTCTGGCTTTATCTGCAAAAAACTAAAAATCAATATCATCTTTAATGGTTTTTTGTTTTTCTCTGCGCCATTTTGCTCTAACTAAACGAATTTCGTCAAAACTGTAGCTTTCACCTAAATTTTCCCGAATGGGTGTGAGGGCAATATCACCAACAATTTCTAAGACGTTCCAGATTTTCTTTTGGCGTTCTAAGGGGACTAATTTACTTAAATCTACAGGTTGTTTTTTCTCAATTAAATTGGAGAGATGATTGATAATTGTGGCAGTTTTAACGTTGCGTTGTTTAGCGATGTTTTCAATACTCAAACCCTGGTTATATAATTCCAATGTTGTTAATTCTGTATCAGAAGGTGAGTGAGAATGAGGTGAGGAACTAACTCGATTAATAGTCTTTTCTTGTAACCCTTGTTCTTGGCGGTATTTTTGAATTTCTGCTAAGAATCTTTCGCCATATTGAGATAATTTATGACTACCAACCCCGGAAAGATTGCCAAATTCATCTAAGGTTTTTGGTTGGCTTTGTGCCATTAATTTGAGGGTAGAATCATGGAAGATGACGTAGGGTGGTACTGCTTGTTCGTCTGCGAGTTCTTTCCTAAGCGATCGCAATTTTTGCATTAGCACTTCTACATCTGCTGCTTTGACATTTTCCTCTTCCCAAGTAATTTTCTTTGCTATAGGAACAGCAATGGAAACTGGGCGTTGTTTTCGCATTACTTCCCAACTCAAAGCATTAAGTTTTAAAATTGAATAACCGTCTGCGGTTTGTTCTATTAACCCTTGATGTAAAAGTGATCTTCCTAACATTCGCCATTCATCTACTGTTTTATCTTTGCCAATTCCATAGGTAGAAAGTTGATCATGTTTATTAACAACAATTCTCTGATTTTTCGCGCCTCTTAATATATCAATAATATGTAACATTCCATATCTTTCTTTACACCTGGCCACACAAGATAGAAATTTCATGGCTTCAATTGTCCAATCTTGGACAGGTTTAGGATAAAGACAATTATCACAATTTCCGCAATTTCCGGGAAATCTTTCCCCGAAATAACTTAATTGAATTGTGCGTCTACAATCTGTCCCTTCCGCATAATCAATTACCTGTCTTAGTTGCTGTTTAGCTATTAATTGTTCTTGAGGATCGGTTTTTTGATTAATACTCCATTCTATAGTTTTAATATCACCATAATTGAAAAATAATGTACATTTAGAAGGTTCATCATCTCTACCGGCTCGCCCTGATTCCTGATAGTAACTCTCTAGATTTCGGGGTAAATCGGAATGCACAACAAACCGCACATCAGGTTTATTAATGCCCATGCCAAAGGCAACGGTGGCTACCATTACTCGCACATCATCCCGAATAAACCGAGTTTGATTTTTTGATCTTTCCTCATCACTTAAACCAGCATGATAAGGCAAAACAGAAATCTTATCATTTTGGAGTTTTAAAGTTATTTCATCAACTTTTTTGCGAGTTAAACAATAAATAATTCCCGAACCTTCATTTTCTCTAACTATTTCTAATAATTCGGCGTAAGCACGGTTACTTTTAGCCCGGACTTCATAATAAAGATTTTGGCGGTTAAAACTAGCAATATGAATACTTGGTTGTCTTAATCCTAATTGTTCAATAATATCAGCCTTGACTCTATCTGTGGCGGTAGCAGTGAGGGCAACTGTAGGCACATCAGGATAACGTTTTCGGAGTAATCTTAATTGCCGATATTCTGGGCGGAAATCATGCCCCCATTCTGAGACACAATGGGCTTCATCAATGGCAAAGGTGGAAATCCCCACTTTTTCCTTAACTACGTCTAAAAGGGGGAGAAATCGGTCACTAACAAGGCGTTCTGGGGCGACATAAAGCAATTTTATTTTACCATTCATGATCGCTTCTTCACGGGAGCGAACTTTATAGGCGTTAAGACTACTATTCAGAAATGTGGCAGAAATGTTATTAGTTCGCAGTGCTTCTACTTGATCTTGCATTAAAGCTATCAAGGGTGAGACTACCACTGTTAAACCGGGTTTTAAAAGTGCCGGTAATTGAAAGCACAGAGATTTACCCCCACCTGTGGGCATAATTACCATTAAATCACGATTCTCTAGTGCATCTTCGATAATTTGCCGTTGTCCAGGGCGAAATTGATCATAACCAAAATGATGTTTTAAGGCTTTTTCTAGGTGTGGGTACTGAAGCATGGTAGATGGCTGCTGCGTGTCTGGTTTGTGATGAAGATATTAGAATTTTAACGCACGTTGGGGAATTGGTAGAGGGAACGCTAGAATTTATAGATAGGAAAATGTCAGAATCAGGATATCCAGGATTAAAGGATGAACAGGATAAAAATAGGGATTTTATGACTGATTACCTATTACCCATTCCCAGTCTTAGCTAGATATCTAGCAATTTGGGTTATTATAGAACATCAAAACTACAAGATCAACTAATGTCTGCAACTAGGTAGAATAAAATAACTATGACGCAAGAATTAATGGAGTTAAGACAAACTATATTAGAAGGGCGTTATGATGATGCCTTGGAAATTCTTGATGATTTGGAGGAGATGAGCAAACAGGGAACTTTGCGAAAAATAGAAGCTTTTTTAGTGAGGTTGGTTATTCATCTGATTAAAAATCAAATTGAACAGCGTTTAACTAATTCTTGGATTGCTTCAATTTCTGATTCTGTGATTCAAATTGCCAAATTGAATATTAAAGATAATCAAAAATCTTATTATATTAAATCTGATGCATGGGGTGAATATTTAGCAGAAGCTTTAGAAATGGCAATTCGTCCCGCTAGTGCGGAGATTTTTGGCGGAACGTTAAAACCAAGTCAAGTTTCTCAAAGATTACAAGGAAAAGAATTAATTGATTTTGCTGAAAACCTTTTGTTGTTAACTTATGAATATCAACCTAAAGAGTTAGCAAAGATGATTGATAATTATTTATCACAATTACCAGGTGGTGAAGATTGGTTTGAGTAGTTTGGGCAAAACTAAGTTGGTTGAAGATAATGAAGTAATGAATGACCAACTTGGCGTAGATATATGCTTTTGTTGTCTTCGTGATGATAAGATATTAGATGAACAAACCACGAAGGAGCGAAGGTAGCGAAGGAAGAAGAGTTTTAGAGAGTTTTTGCGTTAGTTCTGGTAGATTGTGTTTGTTGGATATTTTTTGTCATAAACTAGGTAAGCTAGTTTTAATAATTACCCAGGTTTTTGTATTTTGCTATTTTGTGAAAGAATTTAACCTGTAATGTATTCAGATTAACTTAAAAAAGTGAACAGGATAAACTCATGTTTATTAGTATTGAACAGATTAGAGAGTCTCTTAAACATTTGGAAAATGTAGATTCTTTTTGGGGAATTACTTTTTTGAAGTTTAAGCAATTACAATTACCAGTAGGTAATACGATTGAAATATCTCTATATTCGGAAATTAAAGATTTTTTAGAAAAAAACTATAAACTCTATAAGGACTCAACATTTTCTTATAGATGTTTCCGTTTATCAAAAAATAAAAATAGATGGATAAAACTTAACAGATATGTAAATTCTATAATAGAAGATGTTTATAGAGAGATTTATAAAGATATCCATACACCAATATTTAGAGAATCATTAATCAATAACATAAATGAAGACAGATGGGGCTGGAAAGATAACTATATTGAAATTTTAAAATCCTGTTTGTTTCAGTATGATAATCAACTGATTCCTACTTTTCATTTAGCTGTATGGCTATATCGTGAAAAAGAATGGTCATCTGAAACAACACCAGAAGATATTATTGAAAAATTTAAAGATGATTTTTTGATAAATGAACAAGAATTTAACAACTTATTTGATATTTCTATTCCTGAAAATACCAACATAAGCCAGCTTTTCAAAAATAAAAAAGTGTCTTGGACAGAATTGAAAACTGTTATTGAAAAACCTCCATTTATACCACCCGAAGAAGGTACTTTAACTTATCTAGAAATACAAGGGGTAGGGGCTGCAAAAAAACTTTTTTTTGAACCAGCAGAACGACTGAGTTTAATTACAGGTGATAATGGACTGGGTAAAACTTTTTTACTAGAATGTGCTTGGTGGGCTTTAACTGGACAGTGGGCAAATTTACCAGCATATCCAACGCAAACCGGAAGTGAAGATGAACCTGTAATTACATTTAAAATTTCTGGAGATTCTGAATCTGATACAGAGAGTATTTCTTATGACTGGCAACTTCAAAGATGGAATGAAATTAAAAATCGCTCAACTATTCCAGGTCTTTTAATTTATGCCAGAGTAGATGGTTCTTTTGCCGTATGGGACACAGCAAAACAATATTTGTCATCTTCTTCACGGATTAGAAATATTGAGAAAAAACCACTTCCTTTTGTGTTTACAAAAGATGAGTTATGGAATGGTCAAAAAGATGAAAATGGCAATACTTTTATTAATGGATTATTACAAGATTGGATTCAATGGCAAAGTAGACCAGATAAATATCCATTTGACACCTTAGTAAAAGTATTAGAACGTTTATCACCTCCCGAAGAAGGGGATTTAGGAATTTTGAAACCGGGAGAACCTGTCAGACTTCCTTATGATGCTAGAGAAATTCCCACCATAGAACATCCTTATGGAACTGTTCCCATTATTCATGCTTCCGCAGGGGTACAGAGGATAATTACAATGGCTTATTTGATAGTTTGGGCTTATGAAGAACATAAAATACAATCAAAACTTATCCGCATAGAACCACAGAAGAGAATGGTTATTTTAGTAGATGAATTAGAAGCACATCTTCACCCCCAATGGCAAAGGGCTATTTTACCTGCGTTGTTAGATGTGAGAGATGATTTAGCATCTGATTTACAAGTGCAAATTATGGTTGCTACTCATTCTCCTTTAGTTATGGCATCTGTAGAACCTAGATTTGATGAAAGAGTTGATAAGCTATTTAGTTTAGAACTGGTGAAAAGCGATTTATTAGGTAATGAAGTCCAAATTGAAGAACTTCCTTTTATCCGTCAAGGTGTGGTAGACTCTTGGTTAATGTCTGATGTTTTCAAATTGCGTCATGCTCGTTCTTTGGAAGCAGAAAAGGCTATAGAAGCAGCGAAAGTTTTACAATTATCAGATAATCCAAATTCGGAAGATGTGGCAAGAGTATCAAATGATTTGGCAAGGTATTTATCAGAAGATGATAGATTTTGGCCAAGGTGGGTTTATTTTGCAGAACAGCATGGAGTAGATTTGTGATTCCTATTAAACCCCAGCCTAAACCTGATGATTTTGACGAAAAAGTTAGACAACCAGGTTTAGCTTTTTTAAGTAAAGTTCCTAATCCCAAAACTAAAGAGTGGAGAGATTATTGGCGAAAATCATTGCCTGATTTATACGATGCTTGTAATCATATTTGTGTATATTCAGCACAATGGATTCCTTATGACACAGGTAGCCCAGCAGTTGATCATTTTATTCCTAAAACGGTTAACCCTAAACTAGCTTTAGCCAGGGAATTAATTCCCTGTCTAATAGCTAAAGTCGGTTAAAACCGACTAATTATTGGGTTATGATCCGGTTTCGATATTATTCGGTACTATGGTACTATCTGTATTCCGGTGGTACTATATTTATTCGGGTTTCGATATTATTCTGAAGTTTAAGGAAGTTTTTCTATCTCTTGGAAATACTATAGAAAATGCTTTTGACAGTGCGGAATAAACGAGTAAAAGAGGAAGGTTGATGCCAAGTCTGATAAAATTCTGGATAAAGCATATTTTGGGCGATTTTCCCAATGAGTTGATAATGTTCATTAGTTAGCTGATAACCACTTATGGCTTTAATTACCATAGGTTGATCACCAACGCCTATTTTCCCTAACCTATCAGCCGCCAAGTTACGGATACCCCCATCCTGTGATGTGTTGATTAATTCTACCAAAGCAGCGATCGCATCTGCATTACCAGGGTCTATTTCGTATAAGTTATAAGCTGCCAACCCAAGGGTCTTATTATCCTGTGATGTTTTAATTAATTTTACTAAAGCAGCGATCGCATCTGCATTACCAGGGTCTATTTCGTCTAAGTTATAAGCCGCCCATCTATGGGTCTCCTCATCTTGTGATGTGTTAATTAATTTTACCAAAGCAGCGATCGCCACTGGATTACCAATGCCTATTTTCCCTAAACTTTCACTCACATAATCACGGATAAAAATATCCTGTGATGTATTGATTAATTTTACCAAAGCTGCGATCGCAACTGGATTACCAGGGTCTATTTTTCCTAAGCTTTCAGATGCGTTCCTAAGTGTCTGCTCATCCTGTGATGTATTGATTAATTTTACCAAAGCCGTGATCGCTTCTGCATTACCAACTCCTATTTTCCCTAAGCTTTCAGCGACAATTCCACGGATGAAAGTATCTGGTAATGTGTTAGTTAATTCTACCAAAGCTGCGATCGCAACTGGATTACCAGGGTCTATTATTCCTAAGCTTTCAGCCGCGCGCAAACGAGTATACCACGAATCCTGTGATGTGTTAATTAATTCTACCAACGCAGCGATCACAACTGGATTACCAACGCCCATTTTCCCCAAGCTAAGAGCCACATATATATGGATAACCTTATCCTTTGATGTGTTGATTAATTGTACCAAAGCAGGGATCTCATCTGCATTACCAACGACTATTTTCTCTAAGCTTTCAGCCGCCCGCCCACGGGTATACTCATCCTGTGATGTGTTGATTAATTCTACCAAAGCTGCGATCGCAACTGCATTACCAACGCCTATTTTCCCTAAGCTAACAGCCGCCATCCTATGGGTAGATTCATCCTGTGATGTGTTGATTAATTCTACCAAAGCTGCGATCGCAACTGGATTATCAGGGTGTATTTTCCCTAAACTAAGAGCCACGATCCAACGGGTATCTTCATCCTGTGATGTGTTGATTAATTCTACCAAAGCAGCGATCACCACTTGATTACCAATGCCTATTTTCTCTAAGCCTTCAGCCACCATTCTCTTAGTAAAAAGATCCTGTGATCTGTTAATTAATTCTACCAAAGCTGCGATCGCAACTGCATTACCAAGGCCTATTTTCCCTAAGCTATCAGCCGCCTGCCTACGGGTAGATTCATCCTGTGATGTGTTGATTAATTCTACCAAAGCTGCGATCGCAACTGCATTACCAAGGCCTATTTTCCCTAAGCTATCAGCCGCCTGCCTACGGGTAGATTCATCCTGTGATGTGTTGATTAATTCTACCAAAGCTGCGATCGCCTTTGTTCGATCTGTTTCTTGTATCGCTACATCTGCTTGAGCGTGAATATTACTATAATTAGAAATATCTAATGACCAATTAATAATTTGCTTAACTATTTCATCTGTTTGAGAAAAATCTTTAAATTCAGCAATTCCAGCAGCAGCTAAAAAATAGGTTCGATATTCATGAAAACCTTTATTTTTATATTTCACACAGCCATCTTTAAACTCAATTAATGCCTCAATAAACTGTTTTTTTTGAGTTCTTATATTTTCTTCTGGTCGTCCTAACCACAGCAATATTGTCTGTTTCCACTGTGGTTCAAAAATACGATATTTTTTATTTTTTACAGGTTTATTTTTATGGTTTCTGGGTAAGAAAAAATCCCAATCATTAATTGCTGTGGCAGCAAAGTATTCTTGAAATGAGGCATGAAAAAAAGCATACACAGGTTTTCTATCTGTATCTTTTCCCACCTTATTTAGCCAACCTAATCTCAAAGCTAAACTTAGTAGTGAATTTTTATCATCAGCATCACCCAAAAACTGATTAATAAACTCACCCCGCAAGCGAAAACGAGTTGCTTCTTTATCTATTGCTTCCCTCGCTAATTCACCTAATTTAATATTCAGTTGTTGACGTTGTGCTGCTTTCGTGACGAATTCATCTTGTTTCCATTTATAAAAATCATCAACTAATTGCTGATAGAATCCCGCTTGTGTATCTTGTAATTTTCCCTCTCTGGCTTGCCAATTTAAACAAAGTAATGTTAATCGCAAAGGATTTTTAACTAAATCTTGAATGCGCTCTTTACCAGTTTCTTTTAAAGAATTACATAATCGTTTACCTCGTTCTCTATCCAGTTCAGGAATTGCGGTAAACCATTTATCAATAAACTTTTCTACCTGTTCAGGATAAGAAAAGTCTAAAGTTCGATAGATATCAAAATCATTAAGCGCATTGCTGCCACCATCCCATAAATTTAACCGACAAGTTACAACGATTCGTGCTTGATTAATACATCCACTTTGCCGAATTTGTCTATGAATATCAGCTAAAATATGACCAGAATTACTAGATATTTCATCTAACCCATCTAATAATAGCCATACTCGACTTTTGTTAAATTGGGTGACAAAATCATTTTTAATTTGGTCTGTAGCTTCTGCTTGTCCTATTCTTTGACTAGCAGCAGTTAGCCAAGTATCAAATAAATATTTTTCTAATTTTTCACCTTGTAAATCGGCTAAAGATATCCAAATAATAATTGATTGATTAATTTTTTTAGATAAATAATCAACAATTTTTTGTAATAAGGTAGTTTTACCTGCCCCCGGTTCACCAATAATTGCAATGCGTTTACATTTACTTTTGCGTGTGTTTTTCTCTTTTAAAACTTGTTCTAAAAATTCCTGATTCTCAAACTTTTGAATAATTTCAAGTTCTTGATAAAGTTCTGATCCTTTATCTGGAAAAGAATCATTTTCACGCTTAGATATTTCTTTTCGTTCTACTAAACCTAGTGGCACATAAACATCTGGCACTTGTAAATTAACCCCCTCAGAATAAGTGAGGGAATTTGTAGTTAATTTTTGCGTTTCTGCCAACAGTTCTCGGCAGATTTCTGTCCAATTAATGGGAGTTAACTTTGCCCGATTCTCCCCGTCGAGCGACTGTGGTCATTGAATATTAATGGTATCAATATTCTGGGCGAGTATTCCACCTTTTTCTATTTTGATTTCTTCTGCTAATTTGCTAAAATTATAATTCTTAACAACTGAAGACTGATTTTTAATTTCTTCTGCTAATTTTTGAATTTTCTTAGCAGTTTCAGATTGATCATTATTAACTGCTGCTTCTACATCTAGCACAGCTTGAGCAATTTCTGGGTCTTTCTTGGCGGCTTCTGTGAGTTCTAACACAGCTTGACCATAATCTAATGGCTGAGGTTCATTTGCTTCAACAGCCTCAATTAATCGCGGTACTAGCTTCTTTTCACGTAACTTAGTGATTAATTTCCCTACTTGCGTCCAGATTAAATCACCAAAATTTTCGCCAATTTTTTCTAGAGGTTTACTTACTAGAGGGTTACTTGATATAGCAGCAATAGTATTTACAACAGCCATGAGTGTTAAAGATTCCATAAATTCGCTATAAATTAAAATGGTGTAAAGATTATTTCAACAGATACGAATTGCTTGCAGCAGCGGTTCGCTATCCCTGTTTCGCAAAAGTTTTTACCAAACTCAGTATATCACGCAAATAAATGGTAATTTAAGCCTGTTGCTATGAATTTAGGACTAGCGTGAAAATAAACTACCAATCTGATAATTTACATAACCCAGCAAACAGAAAAATGGAAAATATTTTTGATAAATCAAGAATGATGCCAAGCTTGATAAAATTCTGGATAGGGCATATTTTGGGCGCAATTCCAAATCAAATCATAGTCTTCACTATCTAATTTATAGCGACGTAAAGCTTGCACCACCAAGAATATATCTTTATTGTTAGTGACTATCTTTCCTAAGCTTTTAGCGGCTAGTTTATGGGTGTACTCATTCTGTGATTTATCCAGAAGTTGCACTAAGGCGGTAATGGCTTTTTCATTATTCATACCTATATTGCCTAAGCTTTCTAGTGCATAGACAATA
The DNA window shown above is from Anabaena sp. WA102 and carries:
- a CDS encoding AMP-dependent synthetase/ligase, which translates into the protein MTKTQSATSFLANISERESLALQSLVDYTNVESLPEIWTLAARKFGNIVALHNPHSKPEVKITYSQLSGQIQQFAAGLQKLGININNSDTLPYGERVSLIADNSPRWFIADQGIMTAGAVNAVRSAQAEREELLYIISHSGSTALVIEDLKTLNKLGESLNELPIKLVVLLSDEAPPTERNFPVVNFSQLLDIGSNNTLIATKQSSESLATLIYTSGTTGKPKGVMLSHKNLLHQVKSLGVVVQPEKGDIVLSILPTWHSYERSGEYFLLSQGCTQIYTNLRSVKGDLKKFKPNYMIAVPRLWESIYEGVQKQFREQPAKKQSLVKFLLDMSQKYVEARRISQRLSLNHIHTSLIERSQAKIAELVLLPLHILGEKLVYAKVREATGGKIKHVISGGGALPAYIDNFFEIVGVEILQGYGLTETSPVTNARRPWRNLRGSSGQPIPGTEVKIVNPETRQPLPVGERGLVLLKGPQIMQGYYQNPEATTKAIDTEGWFDSGDLGWVTPENDLVLTGRAKDTIVLTNGENIEPQPIEDACLRSPYIDQIMLVGQDQRSIGALIVPNLEALAKWAETQNNSEKIDLESKIVQDLFRQELNREVQNRPSYRADDRIGAFKLIEEQFSIENGLMTQTLKIRRHVVMERYCDIINKMFAK
- a CDS encoding YlqD family protein, encoding MDVSNPQLLLKRPINVKAIVTSLWKEEVQQQLQAQINQVDQQLQQLDVEGQRAISAIQKQSVQPPGPQTLQQIDNIQLQVNQKKSELLEQKNQMLQNLQQVQLLELDQEVNQFQMESFFRIELGDNLISKMQVEVVLRDGIVEEIRGDI
- the recQ gene encoding DNA helicase RecQ, with product MLQYPHLEKALKHHFGYDQFRPGQRQIIEDALENRDLMVIMPTGGGKSLCFQLPALLKPGLTVVVSPLIALMQDQVEALRTNNISATFLNSSLNAYKVRSREEAIMNGKIKLLYVAPERLVSDRFLPLLDVVKEKVGISTFAIDEAHCVSEWGHDFRPEYRQLRLLRKRYPDVPTVALTATATDRVKADIIEQLGLRQPSIHIASFNRQNLYYEVRAKSNRAYAELLEIVRENEGSGIIYCLTRKKVDEITLKLQNDKISVLPYHAGLSDEERSKNQTRFIRDDVRVMVATVAFGMGINKPDVRFVVHSDLPRNLESYYQESGRAGRDDEPSKCTLFFNYGDIKTIEWSINQKTDPQEQLIAKQQLRQVIDYAEGTDCRRTIQLSYFGERFPGNCGNCDNCLYPKPVQDWTIEAMKFLSCVARCKERYGMLHIIDILRGAKNQRIVVNKHDQLSTYGIGKDKTVDEWRMLGRSLLHQGLIEQTADGYSILKLNALSWEVMRKQRPVSIAVPIAKKITWEEENVKAADVEVLMQKLRSLRKELADEQAVPPYVIFHDSTLKLMAQSQPKTLDEFGNLSGVGSHKLSQYGERFLAEIQKYRQEQGLQEKTINRVSSSPHSHSPSDTELTTLELYNQGLSIENIAKQRNVKTATIINHLSNLIEKKQPVDLSKLVPLERQKKIWNVLEIVGDIALTPIRENLGESYSFDEIRLVRAKWRREKQKTIKDDIDF
- a CDS encoding DUF29 family protein; the encoded protein is MTQELMELRQTILEGRYDDALEILDDLEEMSKQGTLRKIEAFLVRLVIHLIKNQIEQRLTNSWIASISDSVIQIAKLNIKDNQKSYYIKSDAWGEYLAEALEMAIRPASAEIFGGTLKPSQVSQRLQGKELIDFAENLLLLTYEYQPKELAKMIDNYLSQLPGGEDWFE